TATCGATGGTGACGTTTACCTCAGCGGCGATTTGAATGCCAGTATCACTTAATTGGTAGTGTTACATCTTTAAACATCGCCTCAATTTCTTCATTCGAGCGCAGCGCAATCGCGGTATCGACAACATCGCGGGTCAAATGCGGAGCAAAACGGTGAATAAAGTCATACATGTAACTGCGCAGGAAGGTACTGCGGCGAAAACCTATCTTGGTGGTACTGTAACTGAACAGATTATCGGCACCGATAGCAACCAGATCAGGATCACTGGCCGGTTCCACCGCCATACTGGCAATCACCCCGACGCCCAGCCCTAACCGCACGTAGGTTTTGATCACATCGGCATCGGTCGCCGTAAACACGATGCGCGGTGTCAGCCCGGCGCGGTTGAATGCCGTATCCAGCTCAGAGCGACCAGTGAACCCAAAGGTATAGGTTACAATGGGATACGCGGCCAGCTCTTCAATACTGATGTGCTTTTTACCTGCCAGCGGATGATCGGGCTTCACTACCACAGCACGATTCCAGTGATAACACGGCAGCATGATCAGGTCTTCGTACAAATGCAGTGCCTCGGTAGCAATGGCAAAATCTGCCGACCCTTTGGCAACCGCTTCTGCAATTTGTGTCGGTGAGCCCTGATGCATATGCAAAGAGACACGCGGATAGCGCTCGATAAACCCGCGAATCACCTCAGGCAGTGCATAACGCGCCTGCGTATGGGTAGTCGCGACATACAAAGAACCTTTATCCGGGTAAGTATGCTCTCCGGCCACCGCTTTGATGGCATCAACCTTGGAGAGCACCTCTCTGGCGATACGAATAATCTCCTGACCCGGCGGTGTGACCTGAGTTAAATGTTTACCACTACGGGCAAAAATCTGTATGCCCAGTTCGTCTTCCAACATCCGCACCTGTTTACTGATCCCCGGCTGCGAGGTATACAGCCCTTCGGCGGTAGAAGATACGTTCAGATTGTGATTAACAACTTCAACAATGTAACGAAGCTGTTGCAATTTCATAAGTTATCCCATTCCGTAAGATGTCATGCGCGCGGCATCGCTGTTGTTGACGTTATCTGCATTGACAAGAAGGCACTGGCTTAAGGCTATAACCCTGAACTTTCGCCATAAATGCCATTTAATCATAAAAAAATATTTTTTATAACCACTCAACCAACCGATTTAGACCTTAGCGATACTGAAAAACGGGCTTTTTATTTCCTTTCTCTTTATCGGCCGGATACGGGCGATATTCATGGTACAGCGATCAAAAAAGCCAGCCTTTGCAGGCTGGCTTTCAGTAATTTAACCGCGATCACACT
This sequence is a window from Dickeya aquatica. Protein-coding genes within it:
- the cysB gene encoding HTH-type transcriptional regulator CysB, with amino-acid sequence MKLQQLRYIVEVVNHNLNVSSTAEGLYTSQPGISKQVRMLEDELGIQIFARSGKHLTQVTPPGQEIIRIAREVLSKVDAIKAVAGEHTYPDKGSLYVATTHTQARYALPEVIRGFIERYPRVSLHMHQGSPTQIAEAVAKGSADFAIATEALHLYEDLIMLPCYHWNRAVVVKPDHPLAGKKHISIEELAAYPIVTYTFGFTGRSELDTAFNRAGLTPRIVFTATDADVIKTYVRLGLGVGVIASMAVEPASDPDLVAIGADNLFSYSTTKIGFRRSTFLRSYMYDFIHRFAPHLTRDVVDTAIALRSNEEIEAMFKDVTLPIK